The following coding sequences are from one Streptomyces sp. TLI_235 window:
- a CDS encoding TetR family transcriptional regulator, with amino-acid sequence MPEPLPEALPEALQETPPRARRGRGRRPAAEVRAEVLDAAGAMLLEDGMGTFTIEGVAERAGASKTTIYKWWPSKGALALDGYFHAVESTLAFPDTGDIRADLTTQIQAFARLVTQTPAGRVIAELVGQAQTDPDLSAALLERYSGPRRRLAVEAMRRAQDRGQLRAEADPEILVDQLWGACYHRLLLPNLPVTEDFAAALVANLFDGVRP; translated from the coding sequence ATGCCGGAACCACTGCCCGAAGCACTGCCGGAAGCACTGCAGGAGACTCCCCCACGGGCCCGCCGGGGCCGGGGCCGGCGCCCCGCCGCCGAGGTGCGCGCCGAGGTCCTCGACGCCGCGGGCGCGATGCTCCTCGAGGACGGCATGGGCACGTTCACCATCGAAGGGGTCGCGGAGCGGGCCGGCGCCAGCAAGACGACGATCTACAAGTGGTGGCCGTCCAAGGGGGCGCTCGCCCTCGACGGCTACTTCCACGCCGTCGAGTCCACTCTCGCCTTCCCCGACACCGGCGACATCCGGGCCGACCTGACCACCCAGATCCAGGCCTTCGCCCGCCTGGTCACGCAGACACCCGCCGGCCGTGTCATCGCCGAACTCGTCGGCCAGGCCCAGACCGACCCGGACCTGTCCGCCGCCCTGCTCGAACGCTACTCGGGCCCCCGCCGGCGGCTCGCCGTCGAGGCGATGCGCCGCGCCCAGGATCGCGGCCAACTCCGGGCCGAAGCCGACCCCGAGATCCTCGTCGACCAGCTCTGGGGCGCCTGCTACCACCGCCTCCTGCTGCCCAACCTGCCCGTCACCGAGGACTTCGCGGCCGCTCTGGTCGCCAACCTCTTCGACGGCGTCCGGCCCTGA
- a CDS encoding 3-oxoacyl-[acyl-carrier protein] reductase, producing the protein MTDTTRVALVTGATGGIGSTVARRLAADTMAVGVHYAGNKAAAEELAAEIRAAGGRAVAVGGDVADEHAMAEAFDAVEEAFGGVDVVVHTAGEMLLGPVADFDLAALDRMHRTNIRGTFVVAQQAARRVRSGGAVVTFSTSVTRLSFPGYAAYAASKGAVEAMTLILARELRGRDVTVNSVAPGPTATPLFLNGKDQETVDRLAAQSPLERLGTPGDIAETVAFLAGPGRWVNGQVVYTNGGVA; encoded by the coding sequence ATGACCGACACCACCAGGGTCGCTCTGGTCACCGGGGCAACCGGCGGCATCGGCAGCACCGTCGCCCGGCGGCTCGCGGCCGACACCATGGCCGTCGGCGTCCACTACGCCGGCAACAAGGCTGCCGCCGAAGAGCTCGCGGCCGAGATCCGGGCCGCCGGCGGTCGGGCGGTCGCCGTCGGCGGCGACGTCGCGGACGAGCACGCCATGGCGGAGGCCTTCGACGCGGTCGAGGAGGCCTTCGGCGGCGTCGACGTCGTCGTGCACACCGCGGGAGAGATGCTCCTCGGCCCGGTCGCCGACTTCGACCTCGCCGCACTGGACCGGATGCACCGCACCAACATCCGCGGCACCTTCGTCGTCGCCCAGCAGGCGGCCCGCCGCGTCCGGTCCGGCGGCGCGGTCGTCACCTTCTCCACCTCGGTGACCCGGCTCTCCTTCCCCGGCTACGCCGCCTACGCGGCGAGCAAGGGGGCGGTCGAGGCCATGACGCTGATCCTCGCCCGCGAACTGCGCGGCCGCGACGTCACCGTCAACTCCGTGGCCCCCGGCCCGACGGCCACCCCGCTCTTCCTCAACGGCAAGGACCAGGAGACCGTCGACCGCCTCGCCGCCCAGTCCCCGCTGGAACGCCTCGGCACGCCGGGCGACATCGCCGAGACCGTCGCCTTCCTCGCCGGCCCCGGCCGCTGGGTCAACGGTCAGGTCGTGTACACCAACGGGGGCGTCGCCTGA
- a CDS encoding neutral peptidase B, with protein MSPTSSPRRRTLTAGALAATAALVAAGVQVATATAVPGRDTAIAKARANVSHNAELFGFGAGQALQVKDVVIDADGSQHVRFDRTYQGLPVVGGDLVVHQDAHGRLKDSSRAKGHNPAVRSTVPSVPAQTTAAKALAAAPGISSATSQPELVVWAADGTARLAWQTTVSGLGKQGQPSGRVIVTDATTGEEIEHFDAEHEASGTGRSEYTGDITISTTLQSNGQYALIDPVRGHTTRDAHNISSSAVKASSGTLFTDADNIWGDGRKFSSDRATAAVDAHANTAWTYDYYKNTFGRNGIKNDGKGATVFVHVGTNWDNAQWSDACFCMMTGDGDGTTDPEQVDLDTMGHEMTHGVTSATANLRYSGESGGLNESTSDIFGTMVEWYANNSVDTPDYLFSDQSTPPWLRRFDKPSLDGRSADCWSKKVGQLDVHNSSGVGNHWFFLASEGSGSRTINGVTYNSPTCNGSTVTGIGNQKIAKIWYRALTVYMTSTTDYKGARTASLNAAKDLYGAGSTEYNAVAAAWSAVSVS; from the coding sequence GTGAGCCCCACCTCCTCTCCGCGCCGCCGTACCCTCACGGCCGGCGCCCTCGCGGCCACCGCCGCACTCGTCGCCGCCGGCGTCCAGGTCGCCACAGCGACCGCCGTCCCGGGCCGCGACACCGCGATCGCCAAGGCCAGGGCCAACGTCTCGCACAACGCCGAGCTCTTCGGCTTCGGCGCCGGCCAGGCCCTGCAGGTCAAGGACGTCGTCATCGACGCGGACGGCAGCCAGCACGTCCGCTTCGACCGCACGTACCAGGGCCTGCCGGTGGTCGGCGGCGACCTGGTGGTGCACCAGGACGCCCACGGCCGACTCAAGGACTCCTCGCGGGCCAAGGGCCACAACCCGGCCGTCAGGTCCACCGTCCCGAGCGTGCCCGCGCAGACCACCGCCGCGAAGGCGCTGGCCGCCGCGCCCGGTATATCGTCCGCCACCTCCCAGCCCGAGCTGGTCGTCTGGGCCGCCGACGGCACCGCCCGACTGGCCTGGCAGACCACCGTCAGCGGCCTGGGCAAGCAGGGCCAGCCCTCCGGCCGCGTCATCGTCACCGACGCCACCACCGGCGAGGAGATCGAGCACTTCGACGCCGAGCACGAGGCCTCCGGCACCGGCCGCTCCGAGTACACCGGCGACATCACGATCAGCACGACCCTGCAGTCCAACGGCCAGTACGCGCTGATCGACCCGGTCCGCGGCCACACCACCAGGGACGCGCACAACATCTCGTCGAGCGCGGTGAAGGCGAGCTCCGGCACGCTCTTCACCGACGCCGACAACATCTGGGGCGACGGCCGGAAGTTCTCCTCCGACCGCGCCACCGCCGCCGTCGACGCACACGCCAACACGGCCTGGACGTACGACTACTACAAGAACACCTTCGGCCGGAACGGCATCAAGAACGACGGCAAGGGCGCCACCGTCTTCGTGCACGTCGGCACCAACTGGGACAACGCCCAGTGGTCCGACGCCTGCTTCTGCATGATGACCGGCGACGGCGACGGCACCACCGACCCCGAGCAGGTCGACCTCGACACCATGGGCCACGAGATGACCCACGGCGTCACCAGCGCGACCGCCAACCTCCGCTACAGCGGCGAGTCCGGCGGCCTCAACGAGTCGACCAGCGACATCTTCGGCACCATGGTCGAGTGGTATGCCAACAACAGCGTCGACACCCCCGACTACCTGTTCAGCGACCAGTCGACCCCGCCGTGGCTGCGCCGCTTCGACAAGCCCTCACTGGACGGCCGCTCCGCCGACTGCTGGAGCAAGAAGGTCGGCCAGCTGGACGTGCACAACTCCTCCGGCGTCGGCAACCACTGGTTCTTCCTCGCCAGCGAGGGCAGCGGCAGCCGGACGATCAACGGCGTCACCTACAACAGCCCGACCTGCAACGGCTCCACCGTGACCGGCATCGGCAACCAGAAGATCGCCAAGATCTGGTACCGCGCGCTGACCGTCTACATGACGTCCACCACCGACTACAAGGGCGCCCGCACCGCGTCCCTGAACGCCGCCAAGGACCTCTACGGCGCCGGCAGCACCGAGTACAACGCGGTCGCGGCCGCCTGGAGCGCCGTCAGCGTCTCCTGA
- a CDS encoding putative kinase (manually curated) encodes MAERASTVVLMCGPPGAGKTTHAMGLVRRGYVRLSIDEVVWRRIGQRDPGRVLEPARFDELKEEVRREQRQELIRLMRAGRDVVVDYSFWSRAARDDYKALIESHGCRWELVHLKADRATLERRLAVRNGEAGANAVTVDEHLLDRYLTNFEEPHGRASRCSCNPPPESETGPPPDRPSHHGEPNRAAGRALPSGPVDGGGGEP; translated from the coding sequence ATGGCAGAGCGAGCGAGCACGGTCGTGCTGATGTGCGGACCTCCGGGCGCCGGAAAGACCACCCACGCGATGGGCCTGGTGCGGCGCGGCTACGTCCGGCTCTCGATCGACGAGGTGGTCTGGCGGCGAATCGGGCAGCGCGACCCCGGCCGCGTCCTGGAGCCCGCCCGGTTCGACGAACTCAAGGAAGAGGTCCGCCGGGAGCAGCGGCAGGAGCTGATCCGACTGATGCGGGCCGGCCGGGACGTCGTGGTGGACTACAGCTTCTGGAGCCGGGCCGCCCGCGACGACTACAAGGCCCTGATCGAGAGCCACGGCTGCCGCTGGGAACTCGTCCACCTGAAGGCGGACCGGGCGACACTGGAGCGCCGCCTCGCCGTCCGCAACGGCGAGGCGGGCGCCAACGCCGTCACCGTCGACGAGCACCTGCTCGACCGCTACCTGACGAACTTCGAGGAGCCGCACGGGAGGGCGAGCAGGTGCTCGTGCAACCCTCCACCTGAGAGTGAGACAGGTCCGCCCCCGGACCGTCCGTCACACCACGGTGAGCCGAACCGGGCCGCAGGTCGGGCTCTCCCGTCCGGCCCGGTCGACGGCGGTGGCGGCGAACCATGA
- a CDS encoding uncharacterized lipoprotein YddW (UPF0748 family), with protein sequence MNVVDAGRPGRRAVLAALGMAAAAAAAPARRTGGAEEPPPVPLPVKRQMRGLWIACLNHTDWPSRKRLGAEEMRADFTAMLDAARETGFNAVFVQVRPTADALWPSPFEPWSQWLTGVQGRDPGWDPLAFMVRAAHERGLAFHAWFNPFRIAIDPDPARLVPDHPARRHPEWVVRYDGELYYNPGLPAVREFVLRAVMDAVARYEVDGVHIDDYFYPYPAPNGRAFPDDEAFAADGRGFTDRAAWRRDNIDLTVRQLRDRVRAVRPEAAYGISPFGVWRNRASDPAGSATTALQSYDAQFCDSRGWVREGWVDYIAPQLYWHIGFPVADYAVLAPWWAEQAAGTGTQLWIGQSASRPGAPGRPAPWQDPGELSRHLALNATLPAIGGDIFFSARSARADRIGAIRRLAADHWARPVLGPLLPRLAHTAPPGPPVLRPSPDGRGLLISPSAGRDRPRPFQYAVYAYDADPGARPPADPDRLTALLPALTTGHHRPAGAGAGSWFAATAVDRAGRESPTCGPVRLTVV encoded by the coding sequence ATGAACGTGGTGGATGCGGGGCGTCCTGGGCGCCGGGCCGTTCTGGCCGCGTTGGGGATGGCGGCAGCCGCGGCGGCGGCGCCGGCGAGGCGGACCGGTGGCGCCGAGGAACCGCCGCCTGTGCCGCTCCCGGTGAAGCGGCAGATGCGCGGCCTGTGGATCGCCTGCCTGAACCACACGGACTGGCCGAGCCGGAAGCGGCTCGGCGCCGAGGAGATGCGGGCGGACTTCACGGCGATGCTGGACGCGGCCCGGGAGACCGGTTTCAACGCGGTCTTCGTCCAGGTCCGTCCGACGGCCGACGCGCTCTGGCCGTCCCCGTTCGAGCCGTGGTCGCAGTGGCTGACCGGGGTTCAGGGCCGGGACCCGGGGTGGGACCCGCTGGCCTTCATGGTCCGCGCGGCGCACGAGCGCGGTCTGGCCTTCCACGCGTGGTTCAATCCGTTCCGGATCGCGATCGACCCGGACCCGGCCCGTCTGGTGCCCGACCATCCCGCCCGGCGCCATCCCGAGTGGGTGGTCCGCTACGACGGCGAGCTGTACTACAACCCGGGGCTGCCCGCCGTACGGGAGTTCGTCCTGCGGGCCGTCATGGACGCCGTGGCCCGCTACGAGGTCGACGGTGTCCACATCGACGACTACTTCTACCCGTATCCCGCACCGAACGGCCGGGCCTTCCCCGACGACGAGGCGTTCGCCGCCGACGGCCGCGGCTTCACCGACCGTGCCGCGTGGCGGCGCGACAACATCGATCTGACGGTCCGTCAGCTGCGCGACCGAGTACGGGCGGTCCGGCCGGAGGCGGCGTACGGCATCAGCCCCTTCGGCGTCTGGCGCAACCGCGCCTCGGACCCGGCGGGCTCGGCGACGACCGCGCTCCAGTCGTACGACGCCCAGTTCTGCGACTCCCGCGGCTGGGTGCGCGAGGGCTGGGTCGACTACATCGCGCCCCAGCTCTATTGGCACATCGGTTTCCCCGTGGCCGACTACGCCGTCCTGGCGCCGTGGTGGGCCGAGCAGGCCGCCGGCACCGGGACCCAGCTGTGGATCGGGCAGTCCGCCTCCCGGCCCGGTGCGCCGGGGCGTCCCGCGCCGTGGCAGGACCCGGGTGAGCTCTCGCGCCATCTGGCGCTCAACGCCACCCTGCCGGCGATCGGCGGCGACATCTTCTTCAGCGCCCGGTCGGCGCGCGCCGACCGGATCGGCGCGATCCGTCGACTCGCGGCCGACCATTGGGCCCGGCCCGTGCTCGGACCGCTGCTGCCCCGTCTGGCGCACACCGCCCCGCCCGGGCCGCCGGTCCTCCGCCCCTCGCCCGACGGGCGTGGCCTGCTGATCTCGCCCTCGGCCGGCCGCGACCGGCCGAGGCCGTTCCAGTACGCCGTCTACGCCTACGACGCGGACCCGGGTGCCCGGCCGCCGGCCGACCCCGACCGGCTGACCGCCCTGCTTCCGGCCCTGACGACCGGCCACCACCGGCCGGCCGGGGCCGGAGCGGGCTCATGGTTCGCCGCCACCGCCGTCGACCGGGCCGGACGGGAGAGCCCGACCTGCGGCCCGGTTCGGCTCACCGTGGTGTGA